One window of the Phycisphaerae bacterium genome contains the following:
- a CDS encoding FAD-dependent oxidoreductase: MKNIISDPLKFASLVAHQLKGPIASISTILETLLGEFAGPVTAKQKDLLQRAIGRCDESLLTAQRLLVISRAVNDPASLKGQVELSAILRKESAAYTQQASRHNITLTAKIDAEPAWSAGNEAAITEAIEALLSNAIKYTPDNGRIETLLLYDKTADAYEIRIADSGIGISEENYEKVFQPFFRTAGARDSSRPGTGLGLAFVKAIIDAAGGNVHIEKSHLGGTEIVISLKAAAQTAAEQITGDTKMKKPMKVVIIGGVAAGPKVAAKVMRLDPDADVTIIEKGRLLSYAGCGLPYYIGGTVKDQNELMSSPAGVVRDPIFFQQVKNVHLMNQTEAIEIDRKKKQVRVKHLVDNAKSVLDYDKLVLATGSEPVKPEIEGIKLGNIFTLHGVTDAEGIKAALDRGKARDVVIVGGGLIGIEMTEALVKKGCRVTIVEKLPQIFRLLDAELAMLIENQLESHGVRVLSDTQVIKFNGADTVECVVTDKGAYPADLVIIAVGNKPKVSLARQAGLEIGTTGAIKVNPKMQTSDTDVYAAGDCVENIDMITQKPSYVPLGSTANKQGRVAATNICGGNDMFGPILGTVACKVFDYNVAVTGLTEFMAKRDGFDVVSVLVPAPDREHFVPGAAMVMMKLVVDKNSRRLLGAQAIGPGNTDKRIDVAATAIAGKMTVEQISNLDLCYAPPYAPVIDNIITAANVARNKLDGLMDGINPRDVWNMIQDKKDFVLLDVRTPSEYRQQRLNGSVFIPLASLRSRFVELDKERPIVAFCNYSLRGYEAAIILKHHGFKDVKVLDGGIEMWPYEKLQ, from the coding sequence ATGAAGAATATCATATCAGACCCTTTGAAGTTCGCCTCTCTCGTAGCGCATCAGCTTAAAGGGCCGATTGCATCCATAAGTACAATCCTTGAGACACTTTTGGGCGAATTTGCCGGGCCTGTTACGGCCAAGCAGAAAGACCTTTTGCAGCGGGCAATCGGACGCTGCGACGAATCTCTGCTTACCGCGCAGAGGCTCCTTGTAATATCGAGGGCCGTTAACGACCCCGCATCGTTGAAAGGACAGGTCGAGCTTTCAGCAATTCTCCGCAAAGAATCGGCCGCTTATACCCAGCAGGCGAGCAGACACAATATTACCCTTACGGCAAAGATAGACGCTGAGCCGGCGTGGTCGGCCGGTAATGAAGCGGCGATAACCGAAGCTATCGAAGCATTGCTTTCAAACGCGATAAAATACACGCCTGACAACGGCAGGATTGAAACGCTTCTTTTGTACGACAAGACCGCGGACGCATACGAGATAAGAATCGCCGATTCGGGGATTGGAATTTCAGAAGAGAATTATGAAAAAGTTTTTCAGCCTTTTTTCAGGACGGCAGGAGCCCGCGACTCGTCCCGGCCGGGTACGGGACTTGGGCTTGCTTTTGTAAAGGCGATAATCGACGCGGCGGGCGGGAATGTACATATCGAGAAATCGCATCTTGGCGGGACGGAAATTGTAATAAGTCTTAAAGCTGCGGCACAAACGGCAGCGGAACAAATCACGGGAGATACAAAGATGAAAAAGCCAATGAAGGTAGTGATAATTGGCGGAGTGGCGGCGGGGCCGAAAGTCGCGGCGAAGGTTATGCGGCTCGACCCTGACGCTGATGTAACGATTATCGAAAAGGGCAGGTTGCTATCTTACGCGGGCTGCGGACTGCCTTATTATATCGGCGGGACCGTCAAGGACCAGAACGAACTGATGAGCTCGCCGGCGGGCGTCGTGCGCGACCCGATATTCTTCCAGCAGGTTAAGAACGTTCATCTTATGAATCAGACCGAAGCGATTGAAATCGACCGTAAGAAAAAACAGGTTCGTGTAAAACATTTAGTCGATAATGCCAAGTCGGTGCTGGATTACGATAAACTCGTACTTGCGACCGGTTCGGAGCCGGTTAAGCCGGAGATTGAAGGAATTAAACTCGGAAATATTTTTACGCTGCACGGCGTTACGGACGCCGAGGGAATAAAAGCCGCTCTTGACAGGGGCAAGGCACGCGACGTCGTTATTGTCGGCGGCGGTCTTATCGGAATTGAAATGACGGAAGCCCTCGTTAAAAAAGGATGCAGGGTAACGATAGTTGAAAAATTGCCGCAGATATTCCGGCTGCTCGACGCGGAGTTGGCGATGCTTATTGAAAATCAGCTCGAATCGCACGGCGTGAGAGTTCTAAGCGATACGCAGGTAATAAAATTTAACGGCGCGGATACTGTCGAGTGCGTAGTAACGGATAAGGGCGCGTATCCTGCGGACCTTGTGATAATCGCGGTAGGTAATAAGCCTAAAGTAAGTCTGGCACGGCAGGCGGGTCTTGAAATCGGCACGACCGGCGCGATAAAGGTTAATCCGAAAATGCAGACATCCGATACGGATGTTTACGCGGCGGGCGATTGCGTTGAGAATATCGATATGATTACGCAAAAGCCAAGTTATGTGCCTTTAGGCTCGACTGCCAACAAACAGGGCAGAGTTGCGGCGACAAATATATGCGGCGGAAACGATATGTTCGGCCCGATTCTCGGGACCGTGGCGTGCAAGGTGTTTGATTATAACGTCGCGGTTACGGGACTGACGGAATTTATGGCAAAACGGGACGGGTTTGATGTCGTTTCGGTTCTTGTTCCGGCGCCGGACAGGGAGCATTTTGTGCCGGGGGCCGCGATGGTGATGATGAAACTTGTTGTCGATAAAAACAGCCGAAGACTTCTCGGCGCACAGGCGATAGGCCCGGGCAATACCGATAAGCGAATCGATGTCGCGGCGACTGCGATTGCGGGCAAGATGACGGTCGAGCAGATTTCGAATCTTGATTTGTGCTATGCTCCGCCTTATGCGCCGGTGATTGACAATATTATTACGGCGGCCAATGTCGCCAGAAATAAACTCGACGGCCTGATGGACGGCATAAATCCGCGGGATGTCTGGAATATGATACAGGACAAGAAGGATTTTGTGCTGCTGGATGTAAGGACGCCGTCGGAATACAGGCAGCAGAGGCTGAACGGTTCGGTATTTATTCCGCTGGCTTCGCTGCGGTCACGGTTCGTCGAGCTTGATAAGGAAAGACCGATTGTGGCGTTTTGTAATTATTCGCTAAGAGGCTACGAGGCGGCGATTATATTGAAACATCATGGCTTTAAGGATGTTAAAGTTCTCGACGGCGGAATCGAGATGTGGCCGTATGAGAAATTGCAATAA
- the carA gene encoding glutamine-hydrolyzing carbamoyl-phosphate synthase small subunit, translating into MKGILLLEDGTCFKGSGFGAQGRKCGEVVFNTAMSGYQEILTDPSYHEQIITMTYPLIGNYGTNSLDVEAEKLYLSGFIVKENCSFPSNWRNTISLDDYLKKHKVPAIEDIDTRKLVMLLRQTGSMKGIICTDGTTIKNLKDELDKYPGLVNRDIVKNVCVRKSYTWDKPVEDEFGILHKAETKYNVVAFDYGIKQNILRLLVSHGCKVTVVPASTTAQEVLRLKPDGVFLSNGPGDPGPISYAIDTIHKLLGKVPIFGICLGHQLLGLALGGKSYKLKFGHHGSNHPVKNLITEKIEITSQNHGFCIDPDSLLDKDIQITHMNLNDNTLEGFRCKKVPAFAVQYHPEASPGPHDSNYLFDDFIEMMEKAK; encoded by the coding sequence GTGAAAGGCATATTACTGCTCGAAGATGGAACATGTTTCAAAGGCTCAGGTTTTGGAGCCCAGGGCAGAAAATGCGGAGAAGTTGTATTCAATACCGCCATGAGCGGCTATCAGGAAATTCTCACAGACCCGTCTTATCACGAACAGATTATTACTATGACCTATCCTTTAATAGGTAATTACGGCACAAATTCGCTGGACGTTGAGGCCGAAAAGCTTTATCTGAGCGGCTTTATCGTAAAGGAAAATTGTTCCTTCCCGAGCAATTGGAGAAATACAATTTCGCTCGATGATTATCTTAAAAAACATAAAGTTCCCGCAATCGAAGATATCGATACAAGAAAATTAGTTATGCTCCTCCGCCAAACAGGCTCGATGAAAGGAATTATCTGTACAGACGGCACAACTATCAAAAATCTGAAAGACGAACTTGATAAATACCCTGGCCTTGTCAACAGAGACATCGTCAAGAACGTCTGCGTCAGGAAAAGCTATACCTGGGACAAACCAGTTGAAGACGAATTCGGAATATTACATAAAGCCGAGACGAAATATAACGTAGTCGCTTTCGATTATGGCATTAAGCAGAACATTCTTCGGCTGCTCGTCTCGCATGGCTGCAAAGTTACAGTCGTCCCGGCAAGTACGACCGCACAGGAGGTTCTTAGACTAAAACCGGATGGTGTATTTTTAAGCAACGGCCCCGGCGACCCCGGCCCTATAAGCTACGCCATTGATACGATTCATAAACTGCTCGGCAAGGTTCCCATTTTCGGAATCTGTCTCGGCCATCAGCTTCTCGGCCTGGCCCTGGGCGGAAAAAGTTATAAACTGAAATTCGGTCACCACGGCTCAAATCATCCGGTCAAAAATCTCATTACGGAAAAGATTGAAATCACCAGTCAGAACCACGGTTTTTGCATCGACCCCGATTCTCTGCTCGACAAAGATATACAGATTACGCATATGAATCTGAACGATAATACGCTCGAAGGTTTCCGCTGTAAAAAGGTGCCGGCTTTTGCCGTTCAGTATCACCCCGAAGCATCCCCCGGCCCCCACGATTCAAACTATCTGTTCGACGATTTTATCGAAATGATGGAAAAAGCAAAATAA
- the carB gene encoding carbamoyl-phosphate synthase large subunit, with protein sequence MPKRTDIHKIMIIGSGPIVIGQGCEFDYSGAQACKALRKEGYQVILVNSNPATIMTDPELADRTYIEPITPEMIEKIIQKEKPDCILPTLGGQTGLNTAVALAESGILKKYNVKLIGANLATIKKAEERDKFKKIIIDIGLEVPKSGYVQTWEQAQKIVQQIGFPAIIRPSYTLGGTGGNIAYNAEEYKEFIHWGLSLSPKSQVLVEESVIGWKEYELEVMRDRKDNVVIVCSIENLDPMGVHTGDSITVAPAQTLTDKEYQTMRDAALKIIRAIGVETGGSNIQFAINPENGKMYVIEMNPRVSRSSALASKATGFPIAKIASLLAVGYTLDEIPNDITKKTPACFEPTIDYCVVKWPRFTFEKFPATNSELTVQMKSVGEAMAIGRTFKEAFQKAIRSLEIDRYSLDRKHIDSKIDNERLKQILRKSQWDKIWYVAEALRRKFSIEEIYNFTKIDPWFLNNISQIVKFEDKLSIKNLKQAKKLGFSDKYIASKLNIPEPQLRKQRLEAGISAVYKMVDTCGAEFEANTPYLYSTYEDQCEANPTARKKVIILGGGPNRIGQGIEFDYCCCHAAFALKEIGIESIMVNCNPETVSTDYDTSDRLYFEPLTFEDVMNIIDKEKPDGVIVQFGGQTPLKLANALSKAGVKIIGTSPDSIDAAEDRKRFNKIVEKLKLNQPPSGTAMNYQQTVKIAKKLGYPLLVRPSFVLGGRAMQIVYDETELQACVERAIAVSEEHPILIDKFLDDAAELDVDAISDGKIVVIGGVMEHIEEAGIHSGDSACSLPPFSLNQDLIKEIKRQTKLLALELKVKGLMNVQFAVKDDKIYILEVNPRASRTIPFVSKAIGVPLAKLAAKVMAGKTLEELGFTEETHRSHFSVKEAVFPFLKFPGCDTLLGPEMLSTGEVMGLSDDFGISYAKSQIASGNSLPTSGNIFISVKDADKAKGVEIAKKLHQMGFKLFATKGTCIELIKNNVPSEFVLKMNEGRPNIVDLIINNQVALIINTTVGKQTIKDSFLIRRTALDRNVPYTTTIRGASAVTRALESMKQKKTEVKPIQLYYR encoded by the coding sequence ATGCCCAAACGTACAGATATCCATAAAATAATGATAATAGGCTCCGGCCCTATAGTTATAGGCCAGGGCTGCGAGTTCGATTATTCCGGCGCACAGGCCTGCAAGGCCCTGAGAAAAGAAGGCTATCAGGTCATTCTGGTCAACAGCAACCCTGCGACGATTATGACCGACCCGGAACTTGCCGACCGCACTTACATTGAGCCGATTACTCCGGAGATGATTGAGAAAATCATCCAGAAGGAAAAACCGGATTGCATCCTGCCGACTCTCGGAGGCCAAACCGGACTCAACACCGCTGTCGCCCTCGCCGAAAGTGGCATCCTGAAAAAGTATAACGTAAAACTTATCGGCGCAAACCTTGCGACAATTAAAAAGGCCGAAGAACGGGACAAATTCAAAAAAATAATTATCGATATCGGCCTTGAAGTACCTAAAAGCGGCTACGTACAAACGTGGGAACAGGCGCAGAAAATCGTCCAGCAAATCGGTTTCCCCGCCATTATCCGTCCTTCTTATACTCTCGGCGGAACAGGCGGAAACATCGCGTATAACGCGGAGGAATATAAGGAGTTCATCCATTGGGGCCTGAGTTTAAGTCCAAAAAGCCAGGTTCTTGTCGAAGAATCCGTAATCGGCTGGAAAGAATACGAACTCGAAGTAATGCGAGACAGAAAAGACAATGTCGTGATTGTCTGTTCGATAGAAAATCTCGACCCGATGGGCGTTCACACCGGCGACAGTATTACAGTTGCTCCCGCCCAGACTCTTACTGATAAAGAATACCAGACGATGCGCGATGCCGCCCTGAAAATTATCCGGGCCATCGGCGTCGAGACCGGCGGCTCGAATATTCAGTTCGCCATCAATCCGGAAAATGGCAAGATGTATGTAATTGAAATGAACCCGCGTGTATCGAGAAGCTCCGCACTGGCTTCCAAGGCCACAGGTTTTCCGATTGCGAAAATCGCTTCCCTGCTGGCGGTCGGATATACTCTTGACGAGATACCGAACGACATAACCAAAAAGACGCCGGCCTGTTTTGAGCCGACGATTGACTACTGCGTCGTCAAATGGCCGCGGTTTACATTTGAAAAGTTCCCCGCGACAAATTCAGAGCTTACCGTCCAGATGAAAAGTGTCGGCGAAGCTATGGCTATCGGCAGAACATTCAAAGAAGCGTTTCAGAAAGCCATACGTTCTCTTGAAATAGACCGCTATTCACTCGACAGAAAACATATTGACTCGAAGATTGATAATGAACGGCTGAAACAAATCCTGCGCAAGAGCCAATGGGACAAAATCTGGTATGTCGCCGAAGCCTTGCGAAGAAAATTCTCCATAGAGGAAATTTACAACTTCACAAAAATCGACCCATGGTTCCTGAACAATATCAGTCAAATTGTTAAGTTTGAAGACAAATTAAGCATAAAAAATCTTAAGCAGGCGAAAAAACTTGGCTTCAGCGATAAATACATCGCCTCGAAATTGAATATTCCCGAACCGCAGCTTAGAAAACAGCGGCTCGAAGCGGGAATTTCCGCCGTTTATAAGATGGTCGATACCTGCGGCGCCGAATTCGAGGCAAATACGCCCTACCTGTATTCTACTTATGAAGACCAGTGCGAGGCAAACCCGACGGCAAGGAAGAAAGTTATCATTCTCGGCGGCGGACCGAACAGAATCGGCCAGGGAATTGAATTCGATTACTGCTGCTGCCACGCGGCCTTTGCCTTAAAGGAAATCGGCATCGAATCCATAATGGTAAACTGCAACCCTGAAACTGTCAGTACCGATTACGACACATCCGACAGGCTGTATTTTGAGCCTTTGACTTTTGAAGATGTAATGAACATCATCGACAAAGAAAAACCAGACGGCGTTATCGTCCAGTTCGGCGGTCAGACCCCTTTGAAACTTGCCAACGCCCTGTCGAAAGCCGGCGTAAAAATTATCGGTACAAGTCCCGACAGCATCGATGCCGCTGAAGACAGAAAGCGTTTCAATAAAATAGTTGAAAAGCTCAAACTCAATCAGCCGCCCAGCGGAACCGCGATGAATTATCAGCAGACCGTCAAAATCGCCAAAAAGCTCGGCTACCCCCTGCTTGTCAGACCATCTTTCGTTCTCGGCGGAAGAGCAATGCAAATTGTTTATGACGAAACGGAACTACAGGCCTGCGTTGAAAGAGCTATCGCGGTTTCAGAAGAGCACCCGATTCTTATTGATAAATTCCTCGACGATGCTGCCGAACTCGACGTTGATGCAATCAGCGACGGCAAAATCGTCGTCATCGGCGGAGTTATGGAACACATCGAAGAGGCCGGCATACATTCAGGCGATAGTGCCTGTTCTCTGCCGCCGTTTTCGCTAAATCAGGATTTAATTAAGGAAATCAAACGTCAGACAAAGCTGCTCGCGCTCGAACTGAAAGTAAAAGGCCTGATGAACGTTCAATTCGCCGTAAAGGACGACAAGATTTACATACTCGAGGTCAATCCGAGAGCTTCAAGAACAATTCCATTTGTCAGCAAGGCCATCGGCGTTCCTCTCGCCAAACTTGCCGCCAAGGTAATGGCAGGCAAAACGCTCGAAGAACTCGGATTCACAGAAGAAACGCACCGGAGTCATTTCTCCGTCAAGGAAGCTGTCTTTCCGTTCCTGAAATTCCCCGGCTGCGACACTCTGCTTGGCCCGGAGATGCTTTCTACCGGCGAGGTAATGGGGCTCAGCGACGATTTTGGTATTTCTTACGCCAAGTCGCAGATTGCTTCCGGCAATTCTCTGCCGACGAGCGGAAATATCTTTATAAGCGTTAAAGACGCCGACAAAGCCAAAGGCGTTGAAATAGCGAAAAAGCTTCACCAGATGGGCTTTAAGCTTTTCGCCACGAAAGGCACCTGTATCGAGCTGATTAAGAACAATGTGCCGTCGGAGTTCGTACTCAAAATGAATGAAGGCAGGCCGAACATCGTCGATTTGATTATAAACAATCAGGTCGCCCTGATTATAAATACGACTGTCGGCAAGCAGACTATAAAGGATTCGTTCCTGATAAGACGAACCGCTCTCGACCGCAACGTGCCTTACACCACGACAATCAGGGGCGCTTCAGCGGTTACAAGAGCGCTCGAATCGATGAAGCAGAAAAAAACCGAAGTAAAACCAATACAATTGTATTACAGATAA
- a CDS encoding carboxypeptidase-like regulatory domain-containing protein, which translates to MKKAIICAIFFFLGFPAYAIDYNDFPPELRQMLDKNISRIEPNQICIAGRVTFSDGVSINSGKDLKINLLRGIDMPLWVYEDGMFMMDKPYKYDSDAPWKISINAFGYEPVNSTIAIPKGKIFYIEYILAKPPPEKLSTITGTIVNENNEPLQDVHISLSFPNSSHGTGEEPGRETITGSDGRYLFDYLSSGEHKIFISVIGYASNIEFFKLPPGRTITKDFKLSKNLRIVIDYVYQDNNSTDFKDANLQTFTIEWPNGCEMDFSEGQTINMANVTKPDIYLRQEFDSLKFEVHYANGKNGFFDLGPLDFDSVENAPKSNYSLITVPCEIGHVYAVRTYEGKYAKFIVEDILQE; encoded by the coding sequence ATGAAAAAGGCCATTATTTGTGCTATATTTTTCTTCCTTGGTTTTCCTGCCTATGCAATTGATTACAACGATTTTCCGCCAGAACTCCGGCAGATGCTTGATAAAAATATCAGCAGAATTGAACCCAACCAAATATGCATAGCCGGCCGTGTAACCTTCAGCGATGGCGTAAGCATCAACAGCGGCAAAGACCTAAAAATAAATCTTCTTAGAGGCATTGATATGCCTTTATGGGTCTATGAAGATGGCATGTTTATGATGGATAAGCCTTACAAATATGATTCTGATGCTCCATGGAAAATTTCAATCAATGCTTTTGGATACGAACCTGTTAATTCGACTATTGCGATCCCTAAAGGAAAAATATTTTATATCGAATATATCCTTGCCAAACCGCCGCCTGAAAAACTATCGACCATCACGGGAACTATCGTTAATGAAAACAATGAACCCTTGCAAGATGTTCATATCAGTCTGTCGTTCCCTAATTCCTCTCACGGAACCGGCGAAGAACCCGGTAGAGAGACAATTACAGGATCCGACGGCCGATATTTATTTGATTATCTTTCTTCCGGAGAACATAAAATTTTTATTAGCGTCATTGGTTATGCATCTAATATTGAGTTTTTCAAATTGCCCCCCGGCCGGACCATTACAAAGGATTTTAAACTCTCGAAAAATCTCAGGATTGTTATAGATTATGTTTATCAGGACAACAACTCCACTGATTTTAAAGATGCAAATCTTCAAACATTTACGATAGAATGGCCAAATGGGTGCGAAATGGATTTTTCCGAAGGCCAAACAATTAACATGGCCAATGTAACTAAGCCTGATATCTATTTAAGGCAGGAATTTGATTCATTAAAATTTGAAGTTCATTATGCCAATGGCAAGAATGGTTTTTTCGATTTGGGGCCTCTGGACTTTGATTCTGTTGAAAACGCTCCAAAGTCGAATTACAGTTTAATAACTGTGCCCTGTGAAATCGGACATGTTTATGCCGTTCGAACATACGAAGGCAAATACGCAAAGTTTATAGTGGAAGATATTCTGCAGGAGTAA
- a CDS encoding NAD+ synthase: protein MSLRTGLAQINTSVGDFAGNIDKIKQMYVRAKDANVDLLIFPELSVCGYPPEDLLLKKHFLAENKKAVEKIANDCPDITIMTGFAEVDDGLCHNSLAVLQSGKILKVYRKALLPNYGVFDEKRYFSAGSEPVVVKINNISVVCTICEDIWELRWLKDFLSPVSEKSLIVNISASPFHAGKIHQRLSLLQDCAKILNCSVAYCNIVGGQDELVFDGRSIFVDSEGKLIAKAKAFEEDLLIADLEAGGHITSQSVPVKTDYIEEIYKALVLGTKDYIRKNGFKKVLIGLSGGIDSALTAVIAVDALEKENVIGVTMPTRFNVSETINDAGVIAKNLGIEFHNIPIEPVLGSFNQELAKVSGWSDKGLAYENLQARIRGTILMSMSNQFGHLVLTTGNKSETAVGYSTLYGDTAGGFAVIKDVPKTVVYQLSEYVNKLHGREIIPQSVIKRIPTAELRFDQKDSDSLPEYDILDGILKAYIEEEKSLPEIISQGFDAQMVLKVIGMVDRNEYKRRQCPPGVKITPKAFGRDRRMPITNLYRQQIPGKNI from the coding sequence ATGAGTTTAAGAACGGGCCTGGCACAAATCAATACCTCCGTTGGGGATTTTGCCGGAAATATTGATAAAATAAAACAGATGTACGTCCGCGCAAAGGATGCGAACGTCGATTTGCTTATTTTCCCGGAATTAAGCGTTTGCGGCTATCCTCCCGAAGATTTATTGCTCAAAAAACACTTCCTCGCTGAAAACAAAAAAGCCGTCGAAAAAATCGCAAATGATTGCCCGGATATTACGATAATGACAGGGTTCGCCGAGGTCGATGACGGACTTTGCCACAATTCGCTCGCCGTCCTGCAATCGGGAAAAATTTTAAAAGTTTACCGAAAAGCCCTGCTTCCCAATTACGGCGTCTTTGACGAAAAAAGATATTTTTCCGCCGGTTCCGAGCCGGTTGTTGTAAAAATAAATAATATATCCGTCGTTTGTACGATATGCGAGGACATCTGGGAGCTTCGCTGGCTCAAAGATTTCCTCTCTCCCGTTTCCGAGAAAAGTCTTATCGTTAATATCTCCGCTTCCCCGTTCCACGCGGGCAAAATCCATCAGAGATTAAGCCTCCTGCAGGACTGTGCAAAAATACTCAACTGCTCTGTCGCCTATTGCAACATCGTCGGCGGACAGGACGAACTCGTATTCGACGGCAGAAGCATTTTCGTTGACTCCGAAGGTAAACTTATCGCAAAAGCAAAGGCGTTTGAGGAAGATTTGCTTATCGCGGATTTGGAAGCCGGCGGGCATATAACATCCCAGTCGGTGCCGGTAAAGACTGATTATATCGAAGAGATTTATAAGGCCCTTGTGCTCGGCACAAAGGATTACATAAGAAAGAACGGTTTCAAAAAGGTTCTTATCGGCTTAAGCGGCGGAATAGATTCGGCCCTTACCGCGGTTATTGCGGTTGACGCTCTTGAGAAAGAAAATGTCATCGGCGTTACAATGCCGACAAGATTTAACGTTTCCGAAACGATAAACGACGCTGGAGTTATCGCGAAGAATCTCGGTATTGAATTTCATAACATCCCCATCGAGCCTGTGCTGGGAAGTTTCAACCAGGAACTTGCCAAAGTCTCCGGCTGGAGCGACAAAGGCCTTGCCTATGAAAATCTTCAGGCCAGAATCAGGGGCACAATCCTGATGTCGATGAGCAATCAGTTCGGCCATCTCGTTTTGACGACAGGTAACAAAAGCGAAACGGCCGTTGGCTACTCGACTCTTTATGGCGATACCGCAGGCGGTTTTGCGGTAATAAAAGATGTGCCCAAAACAGTCGTCTATCAGTTAAGCGAATACGTAAATAAGCTGCACGGCCGGGAAATTATCCCGCAAAGCGTAATCAAGAGAATACCGACTGCCGAGCTTCGCTTCGACCAGAAAGACAGCGACTCGCTGCCTGAATATGATATTCTCGACGGAATTTTAAAGGCTTATATCGAAGAAGAAAAATCGCTGCCTGAAATTATCAGTCAGGGTTTCGACGCTCAAATGGTATTAAAGGTTATTGGAATGGTTGACAGAAATGAGTATAAACGGCGTCAGTGTCCGCCCGGCGTTAAAATCACGCCGAAAGCGTTCGGAAGAGACAGAAGAATGCCGATTACAAATCTTTATCGACAGCAGATTCCAGGAAAAAATATTTAG
- a CDS encoding glutamate synthase subunit beta, with protein sequence MAEIKGFVKYKRKKTGYRPIEQRILDYKEVELALTPEDIMQQAARCIDCGIPFCHGLGCPLGNNIPEFNDMIYKGQWQKACELLHSTNNFPEITGRICPAPCETACTLAINDEPVFIRHIEYQIVERGFKEGWIKPIIARQKTGKRIAIIGSGPAGLAAAQELARAGHNVVVFEKDDKIGGLLRYGIPDFKLEKNIIDRRIAQLAAEGVQFQTGVEVGKDISAHYLKKMFNCICITMGAGEPRDLAVTGRGYENVVFAWDYLVGQNKICADGQIEGKIISARDKTVVVIGGGDTGSDCVGTARRQGAKKIYQLEILPKPPNVRPEDTPWPNWPRIMRTSSSHEEGCERLWSVKTTKISGTDTSVSELNGCQVEWIKTSRGWNIKEIQGTEFNIKTDLVILAMGFLHVRHNGFVESLGLKLDENGNIAVSDFQTSDPAVFAAGDSVLGASLVVKAIDTGRKAADKINKWLMDNR encoded by the coding sequence ATGGCTGAGATAAAAGGATTTGTAAAATATAAACGTAAAAAAACAGGTTACCGGCCGATTGAGCAGAGAATCCTCGATTATAAAGAGGTCGAACTTGCTCTTACGCCTGAAGATATTATGCAGCAGGCGGCAAGATGTATAGACTGCGGAATACCGTTCTGTCACGGTCTCGGCTGTCCGCTCGGAAATAATATACCCGAATTCAACGATATGATTTACAAAGGTCAGTGGCAAAAGGCCTGCGAACTTCTCCATTCGACAAATAATTTTCCGGAAATCACAGGCCGAATCTGCCCCGCACCCTGTGAAACAGCCTGTACGCTTGCGATAAACGATGAGCCTGTGTTCATAAGACACATCGAATACCAGATTGTCGAACGCGGCTTCAAAGAAGGCTGGATAAAACCGATTATCGCCAGACAAAAAACGGGCAAAAGAATTGCGATTATCGGTTCTGGCCCTGCCGGACTTGCCGCGGCGCAGGAACTCGCAAGAGCCGGACACAATGTTGTCGTATTCGAAAAAGACGATAAAATAGGCGGCCTTTTACGATATGGCATTCCTGATTTCAAACTCGAAAAAAATATCATCGACCGCAGAATCGCTCAGCTTGCCGCTGAAGGCGTCCAGTTTCAGACCGGCGTCGAAGTCGGCAAAGACATTTCGGCTCACTACCTCAAAAAAATGTTCAATTGCATCTGCATTACGATGGGAGCAGGCGAACCGAGGGACCTTGCCGTTACAGGCAGAGGATATGAGAACGTAGTATTTGCCTGGGATTATCTTGTCGGACAGAATAAAATCTGCGCAGACGGACAAATCGAAGGGAAAATAATCTCCGCCCGGGACAAAACTGTCGTCGTAATAGGCGGCGGCGATACCGGAAGCGATTGCGTCGGAACCGCCCGCAGACAAGGCGCCAAAAAGATTTATCAGCTTGAAATTCTGCCCAAGCCCCCGAACGTCCGACCGGAAGATACGCCCTGGCCGAACTGGCCGAGAATTATGAGAACTTCTTCCTCGCACGAAGAAGGCTGCGAAAGACTTTGGAGCGTTAAAACGACAAAAATTTCAGGTACGGATACGAGTGTCAGCGAACTGAACGGCTGCCAGGTCGAATGGATAAAAACGTCCAGAGGCTGGAACATAAAAGAGATTCAGGGCACAGAGTTCAATATAAAGACTGACCTTGTAATCCTCGCTATGGGATTTTTGCATGTAAGGCACAATGGCTTTGTCGAAAGCCTCGGACTCAAACTTGACGAAAACGGCAATATCGCCGTCAGTGATTTCCAGACAAGCGACCCTGCCGTTTTTGCCGCAGGCGACTCTGTACTCGGTGCCTCTCTGGTCGTAAAGGCCATCGACACCGGCAGAAAAGCCGCAGACAAAATTAATAAATGGCTTATGGACAACAGATAA